Proteins from a genomic interval of Candidatus Fokinia cryptica:
- a CDS encoding phospholipase D-like domain-containing protein yields the protein MKRSFIFKLCLLLLVVYTFLLKSPISWALKNVCFSPSNCCENNVIELTNKTLHSIDIAVYSLTNMRIYDALIDAKKRGVKIRIISDKLQSGGKFSLIPVLKSMGFNVRVNKKVKIEHNKFSIFDKSIMLTGSYNWTKAATDGNSENCIVDKRKRIISRYTKRFEELWNMYE from the coding sequence ATGAAAAGAAGCTTCATTTTTAAACTTTGCTTGTTATTACTTGTAGTTTATACGTTTCTCCTGAAATCTCCCATATCATGGGCACTGAAAAATGTATGCTTCTCTCCATCTAACTGTTGTGAAAATAATGTTATTGAGCTTACTAATAAAACGCTACACTCGATAGATATTGCTGTATACTCATTGACTAATATGAGAATATACGATGCTTTAATTGATGCTAAAAAACGTGGCGTAAAAATTAGAATTATTTCCGATAAATTGCAAAGTGGTGGGAAATTCTCTCTCATTCCAGTATTAAAATCCATGGGCTTTAATGTAAGGGTAAATAAAAAAGTAAAAATTGAACATAATAAATTTAGTATATTTGATAAATCTATTATGTTGACTGGTAGCTATAATTGGACAAAGGCTGCTACAGATGGTAATTCTGAAAATTGTATTGTAGACAAGAGAAAGAGAATAATATCACGATATACAAAAAGATTTGAAGAACTGTGGAATATGTACGAATAA
- the def gene encoding peptide deformylase — translation MSILRPKLEIIKAPNEILHQKSQPIHTVTDEIRTLFIEMYQYLTNTRNGIGLAAVQVGYLVKLIILHHENFFSEPIAQNLEYSQIMELEEKYPIVMLNPRIIQSSDHYTEFEEGCLSFPKLFVKVKRPADVTIEYEDIKMHTKVLKLSHSILSVCVQHEIDHTNGKVFLDRISPLKRSLALQKYKKLSTSTED, via the coding sequence ATGTCAATACTCAGACCAAAACTCGAAATTATAAAAGCTCCAAATGAGATATTGCATCAAAAATCTCAACCAATACATACAGTAACGGACGAAATTAGGACTCTTTTTATAGAAATGTATCAATACCTTACCAATACAAGAAATGGCATCGGATTGGCAGCTGTTCAAGTTGGATATTTGGTAAAGTTAATTATTCTACATCATGAAAATTTCTTCAGTGAACCAATTGCTCAGAATTTGGAGTATTCTCAAATAATGGAACTAGAAGAGAAATACCCTATCGTTATGCTGAATCCAAGAATAATACAAAGTTCCGATCATTACACTGAATTCGAAGAAGGCTGTTTGTCTTTCCCTAAATTATTCGTAAAAGTAAAAAGACCAGCAGATGTAACAATTGAGTATGAAGATATAAAAATGCACACTAAAGTATTAAAGTTGTCACACTCAATATTATCGGTATGTGTTCAGCACGAAATCGATCATACTAATGGTAAGGTATTCTTAGATCGTATTTCTCCGTTAAAAAGATCTTTAGCACTTCAAAAATATAAGAAATTATCGACTTCAACTGAAGATTAG
- a CDS encoding mechanosensitive ion channel family protein: protein MFDIFSFLYTSILEEYRTVIANSVRIAITISWAAIILYVLSLIRRILVLYKNKRSSSSSNYWYRIALSGYTPIRLLIMVVSIRKVATMLIPKPEFMNKTVNIACILLAVNFIIRAIKITEKFIIHHTPTFLSNSDIVLDKPTVDVASKFISAIIVLFGAFGILKIFGLSIEGLMAFSGISGLLIAVASRDWLSGVVGTLSIYADQQFKIGHKIKLLDNRLLQPEGVVERINWRFTHLRGMDNKSICIPNLLFISTPVENASKITKVHVAFNIYISTTSMNTVSEFYEKFTMELTETIGIIPEEQLPISILEATSKRTLFRCNTFFERQDINTADQIKLRITEVINKICNNLNVEYEINFL from the coding sequence ATGTTCGACATTTTTTCATTCTTATATACTTCTATACTGGAAGAATATCGGACTGTCATCGCTAATAGCGTTCGGATAGCTATTACAATCTCATGGGCCGCAATTATCCTATATGTACTTTCTTTAATTAGAAGGATTTTAGTGCTATATAAAAATAAAAGAAGCTCATCATCATCAAACTATTGGTATAGAATAGCACTAAGTGGTTACACTCCAATACGTCTACTAATAATGGTAGTATCGATAAGGAAAGTAGCTACTATGCTTATTCCAAAACCTGAATTTATGAATAAAACGGTAAATATAGCATGTATCTTACTTGCGGTAAATTTCATAATAAGGGCAATAAAAATTACGGAAAAATTTATAATCCACCATACCCCTACATTTTTATCAAATAGCGATATAGTACTAGATAAACCGACAGTAGACGTAGCTTCTAAATTCATCTCAGCAATAATAGTACTGTTTGGAGCATTTGGTATATTAAAAATCTTTGGACTTAGCATAGAAGGGTTGATGGCTTTTAGCGGAATAAGCGGTCTTCTTATTGCTGTTGCCTCGCGAGATTGGCTAAGCGGAGTAGTTGGTACACTTAGTATTTATGCCGATCAACAGTTCAAGATAGGACACAAAATCAAATTATTAGATAATAGATTGCTACAACCAGAAGGAGTAGTAGAAAGGATTAATTGGAGATTTACACATCTGAGAGGTATGGACAATAAGAGTATATGTATACCTAATCTTCTTTTTATTTCTACTCCAGTGGAAAATGCATCAAAGATTACAAAAGTACATGTAGCTTTTAATATCTATATTTCCACAACTTCCATGAACACAGTTTCGGAATTTTATGAAAAATTCACTATGGAACTCACAGAAACAATCGGTATAATTCCTGAAGAACAATTGCCAATCTCTATATTGGAAGCTACAAGTAAAAGAACATTATTTAGGTGTAACACATTTTTTGAAAGACAAGATATCAACACCGCAGATCAGATAAAATTGCGAATAACTGAAGTAATTAATAAAATATGCAATAACTTAAATGTGGAATATGAAATTAATTTTTTATAG
- a CDS encoding NADH-quinone oxidoreductase subunit A, with product MLARDVISTYQPVAIFFLIVVLLSVIANALPFLLTKTNYYKAKTSEYECGLPPVGINRRSTHVGFYSIATLFIIFDVEICMLFPWAIGIKYITPLAFKVGLIFIGLVGTSLVYEISKKAIRIY from the coding sequence ATGCTTGCTCGTGATGTAATTTCTACCTACCAACCGGTAGCAATATTTTTTTTGATAGTCGTACTCCTAAGTGTAATTGCAAATGCACTTCCTTTTTTACTTACAAAAACGAACTACTACAAAGCAAAAACTTCGGAATATGAATGCGGATTACCACCTGTAGGAATAAACAGACGTAGTACACATGTGGGATTTTATTCAATTGCAACACTATTTATAATATTTGACGTAGAAATATGTATGCTGTTTCCATGGGCAATAGGAATTAAATATATTACTCCATTAGCATTTAAGGTTGGACTAATTTTTATTGGCTTAGTAGGAACCAGTTTAGTGTATGAAATATCCAAAAAAGCAATCCGTATCTATTAG
- a CDS encoding DedA family protein codes for MLLIKNLGYVGIFITSVIEGTLIPIPNEITMIPAGYLAAQDVFSLPLILISGISGNFCGAFISYYVSYRYGAKFIEKYGRYFFISENAMSKVEKFFREYGRVSVFIGRIMPGVKHFISIPAGLSRMPIGVFCLYSGVGGGIWVTTLVLIGYLMGDNATLIAKYFGYLNYVIIFMTVGVAFYILRKPLRGALVIVKEKISTTLKRKL; via the coding sequence ATGTTGTTAATTAAAAATTTAGGATATGTAGGGATCTTTATTACTTCCGTAATAGAAGGTACATTAATTCCGATTCCGAATGAGATAACGATGATTCCAGCTGGATACTTAGCTGCTCAAGATGTTTTTAGTCTTCCTTTAATCTTGATTTCTGGTATTTCTGGTAACTTTTGCGGAGCATTTATTAGCTACTACGTGTCATATAGGTATGGAGCAAAATTTATAGAAAAATATGGTAGATACTTTTTTATATCTGAAAATGCTATGAGTAAGGTAGAGAAATTTTTTCGTGAATATGGAAGGGTATCAGTCTTTATAGGGAGGATTATGCCTGGGGTGAAACATTTCATTTCTATACCTGCAGGCTTATCGAGAATGCCGATTGGAGTGTTTTGTCTATATAGTGGTGTAGGAGGAGGGATATGGGTTACGACTCTTGTACTTATAGGGTATCTAATGGGTGATAATGCAACACTAATTGCTAAGTACTTTGGATATTTAAATTATGTGATTATTTTTATGACTGTTGGAGTTGCTTTTTACATATTACGTAAGCCTTTAAGAGGAGCTTTAGTTATTGTTAAAGAGAAGATTAGCACTACTTTAAAAAGAAAATTATGA
- a CDS encoding DMT family transporter produces the protein MESLMRNNPQELRNNIPGILLMLLNAFSLSVLYTCSKKLRVVFEAEQLTFLYKSIVFVCSIPWIFYKHRSLSVLKTSRVGLHFMRGLSAFLGSLLFYHSILYVNTTEVAAFTYLEPLIVTILSIVLFKEKYHIGTIIFISCGLIGNILVFSSGYNSQHTAPLIGYMYLIFALLCWGANNIFIKMLGNTERTATQLFYNVFLGTAFSIPLAFRYVWTIDLSYIPYILLMGAAHVVHIISFFKAFKLSPVSVVFPFDYTRLIFTALLAYLFLGQNLTVMTITGCVIIIVGGVFMVYSEARTKHGLKQIRHNIESEVVNK, from the coding sequence ATGGAAAGTCTGATGAGAAATAATCCGCAAGAACTGCGCAATAATATACCGGGTATACTGCTAATGTTGCTGAATGCATTCTCTCTTTCTGTATTGTATACATGCAGTAAGAAGCTAAGAGTTGTGTTCGAAGCTGAGCAATTGACCTTTTTATATAAATCTATTGTTTTCGTTTGTAGTATCCCATGGATATTCTATAAGCATAGAAGTTTGAGTGTATTGAAAACATCAAGGGTAGGATTGCACTTTATGCGTGGTTTGAGTGCATTCTTAGGTTCTTTATTATTTTATCATTCCATCTTGTATGTAAATACTACTGAAGTTGCTGCTTTTACATATCTTGAGCCATTAATAGTAACGATATTAAGTATAGTATTATTCAAGGAGAAGTATCATATCGGTACAATAATATTTATATCATGTGGTCTTATAGGGAATATATTGGTTTTTTCTAGTGGTTATAATAGTCAACATACCGCTCCGTTAATAGGTTATATGTACTTGATATTTGCACTACTCTGTTGGGGTGCTAATAACATATTTATAAAGATGCTAGGCAATACCGAGAGGACAGCTACTCAATTATTCTATAATGTTTTTCTAGGGACAGCGTTTTCTATTCCATTGGCATTTCGTTATGTTTGGACTATAGATTTAAGCTACATACCGTATATTTTATTAATGGGAGCTGCTCATGTAGTGCATATCATATCATTTTTTAAGGCTTTCAAGCTTTCTCCGGTTTCTGTAGTATTTCCTTTTGATTATACTCGTTTGATATTTACCGCTTTATTAGCATATCTTTTCTTAGGACAGAATCTTACGGTAATGACTATTACTGGGTGTGTTATTATAATAGTAGGCGGAGTGTTTATGGTGTATAGTGAAGCTAGAACTAAGCATGGACTTAAGCAAATAAGACATAATATCGAAAGTGAAGTAGTAAATAAATAG